In Microbacterium cremeum, a genomic segment contains:
- a CDS encoding Gfo/Idh/MocA family protein: MATRLTAAVIGAGYWGPNLARNFRASAEWDLAGICDLDVARARRVSDSIGGVAVTADLGDILADPTIDAVAIATPAHTHHRVALAALDAGKHVIVEKPVADTRERGIEMVDRARQNALVLMADHTYCYTPAVLKIRELIDEETLGQILFVDSVRINLGLIQPDVDVFWDLAPHDLSIMDFVLPGGLDVTSVAAHGSDPLDTGKACIGYLAMPLDRGGIAHVHVNWLSPTKIRQMVIGGTKRTLVWDDLNPQQRVSVYDRGVDLALQSKETADSRAANISYRLGDTWAPALPEREALAAVVAEFAAAIREGRPARTSGDAGLRVLSVLEAASASVRAFGAPRPVETLVPEVQGA; this comes from the coding sequence ATGGCGACGCGACTGACAGCGGCTGTGATCGGCGCGGGGTACTGGGGCCCCAACCTGGCGCGGAACTTCCGCGCGTCAGCGGAGTGGGACCTTGCCGGCATCTGCGATCTGGATGTCGCGCGTGCGCGGCGGGTGTCCGACAGCATCGGCGGCGTGGCTGTGACGGCCGACCTCGGGGACATCCTCGCCGATCCGACCATCGACGCGGTGGCCATCGCGACACCCGCGCACACACACCACCGGGTTGCGCTGGCTGCGCTGGACGCGGGCAAGCATGTCATCGTCGAGAAGCCGGTCGCCGACACGCGCGAGCGCGGCATCGAGATGGTCGATCGTGCGCGTCAGAACGCGCTCGTGCTCATGGCGGATCACACCTACTGCTATACGCCGGCTGTGCTGAAGATCCGGGAGCTCATCGACGAGGAAACGCTGGGCCAGATCCTCTTCGTCGACAGTGTGCGCATCAATCTCGGGCTCATACAGCCCGACGTGGACGTGTTCTGGGATCTCGCTCCTCACGATCTTTCGATCATGGACTTCGTCCTTCCCGGCGGACTCGATGTCACCTCTGTCGCCGCGCACGGTTCCGACCCGCTCGACACGGGCAAGGCCTGCATCGGGTACCTCGCCATGCCTCTCGACAGAGGCGGCATCGCCCACGTTCACGTCAACTGGCTGAGCCCGACCAAGATCCGCCAGATGGTCATCGGCGGCACCAAGCGGACGCTGGTGTGGGACGACCTGAATCCGCAGCAGCGCGTCAGCGTCTATGACCGCGGTGTCGACCTGGCGCTGCAGTCCAAGGAGACCGCCGACAGCCGCGCGGCGAACATCTCGTATCGGCTCGGAGACACGTGGGCGCCGGCGCTGCCGGAACGCGAAGCGCTCGCCGCGGTCGTCGCCGAGTTCGCCGCCGCCATCCGCGAGGGGCGGCCGGCGCGCACGAGCGGCGACGCCGGCCTTCGCGTCCTGTCGGTGCTCGAAGCAGCGTCGGCCAGCGTCCGCGCGTTCGGGGCCCCCCGTCCTGTCGAGACCCTCGTCCCGGAGGTCCAGGGAGCATGA
- a CDS encoding DUF4082 domain-containing protein yields the protein MGNNQPSASVQPDASQYRTKLGSLAALVVLIAALLLAFTPEPRAQAASPCGATINPIACENQRPGANPSEWDIDGAGDPTIQGFATDISVNAGQRIDFKIDTNATSYSIKVYRTGWYQGLGARFVTTVPVSATLPQRQPQCVSDVSTDLYDCGTWRVSASWDVPADAVSGVYVALLERADNGGASHIIFVVRNDSSTSDIVFQTSDPTWHAYNVYGGASFYQGGSNGRAYKLSYNRPFSTRNWQKGRDFYFSSEYATVRFLERNGYDTTYIAGVDSDRRGADLKNHKVFLSVGHDEYWSGAQRANIEAARDAGVNLQFLTGNEGYWRTRYEPSIDGSQTAYRTLVSYKETWANSKIDPAPEWTGTWRDPRFASQSQGGHNPENALTGTMYMVNDIDLPITVASDEGKLRIWRNTGLSTLATGTRAPLAPHTVGYESNEDLDNGFRPPGLIHLSTTTGAVPQYLVDYGNTVVPGSTVHHTTLYRAASGALVFSAASIQWGWGLDQTHDGNGAAADPRMQQAQVNLLADMGAQPGTLTPGLVAAAKSTDTTAPTTTITTPSAGETIPHGTSVTITGTASDVGGRVAGVEVSTDDGLTWHAATGTAQWSYTYLQQGSGLVTLRARAIDDSANFAAGATRQVNVTGPFSAFGALTPAVASADDSQPVELGLRFTPEVDGFVAGVRFYKGPANTGQHAGALWDATGAKLAGVVFGTETATGWQTAEFTTPVQVYAGQEYTVSYTAPRGGYSMQARFWPYTPKTSPIAVSGAVGTAAAGVYGVAGSRPTSTWRESNYFADVLFTKSDTSPLRVLTRTPAAGVSSVPLTTDVRATFTRAADPATVSLTVTPAGGQAVAGTTTYDAGTRTAVFTPSQSLAPKTTYSVAVTAADMNGVGLEAGAGWNFTTQDIDRPVGECPCSLFPESRVPTVPAANDGDSVTLGVKFTVSTAGTITAVRFYKGFGNGGTHEGAIWSASGERLASATFAGESTQGWQAAQLDTPLAVEPGVTYVASYTAPQGHYAATAGAFSDAYSRGPLAVPASGAVFTYSGGFPSSPSTTDYGVDVVFALPTDAPSVVSRTPAADAIGVPQGTTVSATFAETVQSNFSGSVAADGVEVAGTWSRDASQKTLAFTPADVFTAGAHVVVTLTGVRSASGTVAAPISWAFTVGGGAAAISLFSTAVPAAVDADTAAVELGMAFTSTEAGRIRAIRYYKPVGTTGTHVGSLWGPGGQRLAQVTFTAETTSGWQRAVLSTPVAIVPGSVYTVSYHAPSGRYAYTPQGFAAPVTNGPLTALSPDNGRYRYGAGGTMPTSSWNSSNYFVDVEFLSDDGPSVAVESVVPAKDAVDVAVTTNVQVTLTADPGSRSVAVTLVGPGGAIAGTSTYDAAARRVTFDPADRLAHATTYSVSVTSDGAAVDTWSLTTAPAIQSLFGTASPQGVVTDADPIEVGTVFRVSEPGSVTAIRFFKATGSTGIHRGTLWNEEGEVLGQVDFANETESGWQRAPLPSPVAVEPGVTYIVSYFAPAGRYAYTSAYFAQERTAGFITAPATINGRYLYTAAGGLPTLSWNATAYFVDAEVDFSGGQMPPPSPALTSFAPPAGATDVDPATAVVSANVSNATTATIQVTSAGAPVAGSSAYDSATGAVVFTPTVALERGKTYTVSATADGAPIPGGTWSFSTRPAVSITSTSPAAGQTGVDPAGATVSATLANAASATLALTTDGAAVPGASSFSASTGVVTFTPSTSLAWGRTYTATVTGDGAVVGSGWSFSTLSNATLSSITPAAGATNVDPATAKVTATLGSAVSAAISVKLGTAAVEGTSSFAAATGVVTFTPAAPLDWTKTYTATVTANGTAVAGGTWSFTTMAKPDQVSLFTTGTPANANANAVLAYQVGTRFRTSLPGVVTTIRFYKGNRNKGTHTGYLRSANGTVLAQVTFRDETASGWQTAVLSSPVRLTVGTEYRVTVLNASGRYAVTTGALAASVSTGPLSTLANGGVAGYGSGNPTATDGNKYWVDIVFDPDN from the coding sequence ATGGGGAACAACCAGCCTTCGGCGTCGGTTCAGCCCGACGCATCGCAATACCGGACGAAGCTCGGCTCTCTCGCGGCGCTCGTCGTCTTGATCGCTGCCCTGCTGCTGGCGTTCACGCCCGAGCCCCGTGCTCAGGCGGCGAGCCCGTGCGGTGCGACGATCAACCCGATTGCGTGCGAGAACCAGAGGCCCGGCGCGAACCCCTCCGAGTGGGACATCGACGGAGCCGGCGACCCCACGATCCAGGGCTTCGCGACCGACATCTCCGTGAACGCCGGGCAGCGGATCGACTTCAAGATCGACACGAATGCCACGTCCTACAGCATCAAGGTCTACCGCACCGGCTGGTATCAGGGTCTCGGCGCGCGCTTCGTCACGACGGTGCCGGTATCCGCCACGCTGCCGCAGAGGCAGCCCCAATGCGTCTCCGACGTGAGCACCGACCTGTACGACTGCGGCACCTGGCGTGTGTCGGCGTCGTGGGACGTGCCGGCCGATGCGGTATCGGGTGTCTACGTCGCGCTGCTCGAGCGTGCTGACAACGGCGGCGCGAGTCACATCATCTTCGTCGTCCGAAACGACAGCAGCACCTCCGATATCGTCTTCCAGACGTCCGACCCGACGTGGCACGCATACAACGTCTACGGCGGGGCGAGCTTCTACCAAGGCGGGTCGAACGGACGCGCGTACAAGCTGAGCTACAACCGTCCCTTCTCGACTCGGAACTGGCAGAAGGGCCGCGACTTCTACTTCAGCTCCGAGTACGCGACCGTTCGCTTCCTCGAACGCAACGGCTACGACACGACGTACATCGCGGGTGTCGACAGCGACCGGCGCGGCGCCGATCTCAAGAACCACAAGGTCTTCCTCTCTGTCGGGCACGACGAGTACTGGTCGGGTGCGCAGCGGGCGAACATCGAGGCGGCGCGGGACGCGGGCGTCAACCTGCAGTTCCTCACGGGCAACGAAGGATACTGGCGGACTCGCTACGAGCCCTCGATCGACGGCTCGCAGACGGCCTACCGCACGCTCGTCTCCTACAAGGAGACCTGGGCGAACAGCAAGATCGACCCCGCGCCGGAGTGGACCGGCACTTGGCGCGATCCGCGCTTCGCGAGTCAGTCGCAGGGCGGTCACAATCCAGAGAACGCGCTGACCGGGACGATGTACATGGTCAACGACATCGACCTTCCCATCACCGTCGCGAGCGATGAGGGCAAGCTCCGGATCTGGCGGAACACCGGCCTGAGCACGCTCGCGACGGGAACGCGGGCCCCGCTCGCGCCGCACACGGTGGGATACGAGTCGAACGAAGACCTCGACAACGGGTTCCGGCCCCCCGGGCTCATCCATCTGTCGACCACCACAGGCGCTGTGCCGCAGTACCTCGTCGACTACGGCAACACCGTGGTGCCCGGCAGCACCGTTCATCACACAACCCTGTATCGGGCGGCCAGCGGAGCCCTGGTGTTCTCAGCAGCGAGCATCCAATGGGGATGGGGCCTCGACCAGACGCACGACGGGAACGGCGCGGCGGCCGACCCTCGCATGCAGCAGGCGCAGGTCAACCTCCTCGCCGATATGGGCGCCCAGCCGGGTACGCTGACGCCGGGGCTGGTCGCCGCGGCCAAGAGCACCGACACGACGGCGCCGACCACGACGATCACCACGCCGTCGGCGGGGGAGACCATTCCGCACGGAACGAGCGTCACCATCACCGGAACGGCCTCGGATGTCGGCGGCAGAGTCGCCGGCGTCGAGGTCTCCACGGACGACGGACTCACGTGGCACGCTGCCACCGGCACCGCCCAGTGGAGCTACACCTACCTTCAGCAAGGCTCGGGTCTCGTGACGCTGCGAGCCCGAGCGATCGACGACAGCGCCAACTTCGCCGCCGGTGCGACACGTCAGGTGAACGTCACCGGACCGTTCTCGGCTTTCGGTGCGCTGACGCCGGCGGTCGCCTCCGCCGACGACAGTCAGCCAGTCGAACTCGGTCTTCGCTTCACACCGGAGGTCGACGGATTCGTCGCAGGCGTGAGGTTCTACAAGGGCCCGGCGAACACGGGCCAGCATGCCGGGGCGCTCTGGGACGCGACGGGAGCAAAGCTGGCTGGTGTCGTGTTCGGAACCGAGACGGCGACCGGTTGGCAGACCGCCGAGTTCACCACACCGGTGCAGGTGTACGCCGGGCAGGAGTACACCGTCTCGTACACGGCGCCCCGGGGCGGCTACTCGATGCAGGCGCGATTCTGGCCGTACACCCCGAAGACATCCCCGATCGCGGTGAGCGGCGCCGTCGGGACCGCTGCCGCAGGCGTGTACGGCGTCGCTGGTTCCCGCCCCACGAGTACGTGGAGAGAATCGAACTACTTCGCCGATGTCCTGTTCACGAAGTCCGACACCTCTCCGCTGCGCGTGCTCACGCGGACACCCGCCGCCGGAGTGTCGAGTGTGCCCCTCACGACCGACGTACGCGCGACCTTCACGCGGGCAGCCGATCCAGCGACGGTGTCGCTCACCGTCACCCCCGCCGGGGGGCAGGCGGTGGCGGGCACGACGACCTACGATGCGGGGACGCGGACGGCGGTCTTCACTCCGTCTCAGAGCCTGGCGCCGAAAACGACCTACTCCGTCGCGGTCACTGCCGCCGACATGAACGGCGTCGGCTTGGAGGCCGGGGCGGGCTGGAACTTCACTACGCAGGACATCGACCGACCCGTTGGCGAATGCCCCTGCTCGCTCTTCCCGGAGAGCCGAGTGCCCACGGTGCCGGCGGCGAACGACGGCGACAGCGTCACTCTCGGGGTGAAGTTCACGGTGTCGACGGCCGGCACGATCACCGCCGTCAGGTTCTACAAGGGATTCGGCAACGGCGGCACCCACGAGGGAGCGATCTGGAGCGCGAGCGGGGAGCGTCTGGCTTCGGCGACGTTCGCCGGCGAGTCCACGCAGGGGTGGCAGGCCGCGCAGCTGGATACGCCGCTTGCGGTCGAGCCCGGGGTCACCTACGTCGCGTCGTACACGGCGCCGCAGGGACACTACGCGGCGACGGCCGGCGCGTTCTCCGACGCGTACTCGCGAGGGCCGCTGGCGGTTCCCGCGTCGGGTGCCGTGTTCACCTACTCCGGGGGATTCCCGTCGTCTCCGTCGACGACCGACTACGGCGTCGACGTGGTCTTCGCGCTTCCCACCGATGCGCCCAGCGTGGTGAGTCGCACGCCCGCTGCGGACGCGATCGGCGTCCCTCAGGGCACGACGGTCTCGGCGACATTCGCCGAGACCGTGCAGTCCAACTTCTCGGGCTCGGTGGCGGCGGACGGCGTCGAGGTCGCCGGCACATGGAGCCGGGACGCTTCCCAGAAGACCCTCGCTTTCACACCTGCCGACGTGTTCACCGCCGGCGCGCATGTCGTGGTGACGCTCACCGGCGTCAGGAGCGCATCCGGCACCGTCGCCGCCCCGATCAGCTGGGCCTTCACCGTCGGCGGCGGCGCCGCTGCGATCAGTCTGTTCAGCACCGCTGTACCGGCGGCGGTCGACGCGGACACCGCGGCGGTCGAACTCGGGATGGCTTTCACTTCGACCGAGGCCGGACGGATCCGGGCGATCCGCTACTACAAGCCCGTCGGGACGACGGGGACCCACGTCGGGTCCCTGTGGGGGCCAGGTGGGCAGCGGCTCGCCCAGGTGACCTTCACTGCCGAGACGACATCCGGATGGCAGCGTGCGGTGCTGAGCACACCGGTCGCGATCGTCCCGGGCTCGGTGTACACCGTCTCGTACCATGCGCCCAGCGGCCGCTACGCCTACACGCCGCAGGGATTCGCAGCGCCGGTCACGAACGGTCCCCTGACGGCGCTCAGCCCGGACAACGGGCGCTACCGATACGGCGCGGGCGGCACGATGCCGACGTCGTCGTGGAACTCCTCCAACTACTTCGTCGACGTCGAGTTCCTCAGCGACGACGGACCATCCGTCGCGGTCGAGTCGGTGGTGCCCGCCAAGGACGCCGTCGACGTCGCGGTGACGACGAACGTCCAGGTGACGCTGACGGCGGATCCGGGCAGCCGATCCGTCGCGGTGACGCTCGTCGGACCGGGTGGCGCCATCGCGGGGACATCGACCTACGACGCCGCCGCACGCCGCGTCACCTTCGACCCGGCCGATCGCCTCGCGCACGCGACGACGTACTCCGTCTCGGTCACGTCCGACGGTGCCGCCGTCGACACCTGGTCGCTCACGACCGCCCCGGCGATCCAGTCGCTGTTCGGCACCGCATCCCCGCAAGGGGTCGTCACCGACGCAGATCCCATCGAAGTCGGAACGGTCTTCCGGGTCTCCGAACCGGGGTCGGTGACGGCGATCCGCTTCTTCAAGGCGACGGGATCGACCGGCATCCACCGGGGAACGCTCTGGAACGAAGAAGGCGAGGTCCTCGGGCAGGTGGACTTCGCGAACGAGACGGAATCGGGGTGGCAGCGGGCGCCGCTGCCATCCCCCGTCGCCGTCGAACCCGGCGTCACCTACATCGTCTCGTACTTCGCTCCCGCCGGCCGCTACGCCTACACGAGCGCATACTTCGCGCAGGAGCGCACGGCCGGGTTCATCACGGCCCCGGCGACGATCAATGGCCGCTACCTGTATACGGCGGCGGGCGGGCTGCCCACGCTGTCGTGGAACGCCACCGCGTACTTCGTCGACGCGGAGGTCGATTTCAGCGGGGGCCAGATGCCTCCTCCGTCTCCGGCCCTGACGAGCTTCGCTCCGCCGGCCGGTGCGACCGATGTCGATCCGGCGACAGCGGTCGTATCGGCGAACGTCTCCAACGCCACGACGGCAACGATCCAGGTGACTTCCGCCGGCGCGCCCGTCGCCGGCAGCTCGGCGTACGACAGCGCGACGGGCGCCGTCGTCTTCACGCCGACGGTTGCGCTGGAACGCGGGAAGACCTACACCGTCTCGGCCACGGCTGATGGGGCCCCCATTCCCGGAGGGACCTGGAGCTTCTCGACGCGCCCGGCCGTGAGCATCACCTCGACGTCCCCGGCCGCCGGGCAGACCGGCGTCGACCCCGCCGGTGCCACGGTGTCGGCGACGCTCGCCAACGCCGCCTCCGCGACCCTCGCCCTCACCACCGACGGCGCAGCCGTTCCGGGTGCCTCGAGCTTCTCCGCGTCCACCGGTGTGGTGACGTTCACCCCCTCCACGTCGCTCGCATGGGGCCGGACCTACACGGCGACGGTGACCGGCGACGGGGCTGTCGTAGGTTCGGGCTGGTCGTTCTCGACTCTGTCGAACGCGACGCTGTCGTCGATCACGCCCGCCGCCGGGGCGACGAACGTCGACCCGGCCACCGCGAAAGTCACCGCGACACTCGGGAGCGCCGTTTCGGCCGCGATCAGCGTCAAGCTGGGCACAGCGGCTGTCGAGGGGACGTCGAGCTTCGCCGCCGCGACCGGGGTCGTCACATTCACGCCGGCCGCGCCGCTGGACTGGACGAAGACGTACACCGCGACGGTCACGGCCAATGGAACCGCCGTGGCAGGCGGCACATGGTCCTTCACGACGATGGCCAAGCCGGACCAGGTGAGCCTTTTCACGACCGGCACACCGGCCAACGCGAACGCCAACGCAGTGCTGGCCTACCAGGTCGGGACCCGCTTCCGCACGAGTCTCCCGGGAGTCGTGACGACCATCCGCTTCTACAAGGGCAACCGGAACAAAGGGACGCACACCGGCTACCTGAGAAGCGCGAACGGCACGGTGCTGGCACAGGTCACCTTCCGGGACGAGACCGCGTCCGGATGGCAGACGGCGGTGCTGTCGTCGCCGGTGCGTCTGACCGTCGGCACCGAATACCGGGTGACGGTCCTCAATGCGTCGGGGCGTTACGCCGTCACCACCGGGGCGCTCGCCGCCTCCGTGTCGACGGGACCCTTGTCCACCCTCGCCAACGGCGGTGTCGCCGGCTACGGATCGGGCAACCCGACGGCGACGGACGGCAACAAGTACTGGGTCGACATCGTCTTCGATCCTGACAACTGA
- a CDS encoding acyltransferase, giving the protein MGDPAIVEASADVADSAQLGDGTRVWHLAQVREDAILGADCIVGRGAYVGPGVVVGDACKIQNHALVYEPALLGDGVFIGPAAVLTNDEFPRAVNPDLTLKSADDWHAVGVTVEDGASIGARAVCIAPVRIGAWALVAAGAVVTKNVPAHALMVGTPARRVGWVGRTGKPLDREGDVWVCPDSGERYVEVGDAIRLVD; this is encoded by the coding sequence ATGGGTGACCCAGCGATCGTCGAGGCCTCCGCCGATGTGGCCGACAGCGCCCAGCTGGGTGACGGCACGCGTGTGTGGCATCTCGCCCAGGTTCGCGAGGACGCAATTCTGGGGGCGGACTGCATCGTCGGCAGAGGAGCCTATGTCGGCCCGGGCGTCGTTGTGGGCGATGCGTGCAAGATCCAGAATCACGCACTCGTCTACGAGCCGGCGTTGCTTGGGGACGGCGTCTTCATCGGACCGGCCGCGGTGCTCACGAACGACGAGTTCCCGCGCGCTGTCAACCCCGATCTCACGCTCAAGAGCGCCGACGACTGGCACGCGGTCGGGGTGACCGTCGAGGACGGCGCGTCGATCGGGGCGCGAGCGGTGTGCATCGCCCCGGTCAGGATCGGTGCGTGGGCGCTCGTGGCGGCGGGCGCGGTGGTGACGAAGAACGTCCCCGCCCACGCCCTGATGGTCGGGACGCCGGCGCGTCGCGTCGGCTGGGTCGGGCGCACCGGCAAGCCTCTCGATCGGGAGGGCGACGTTTGGGTGTGCCCCGACTCCGGCGAGCGGTATGTGGAGGTCGGCGACGCGATCCGGCTCGTGGACTGA
- a CDS encoding glycosyltransferase, whose amino-acid sequence MQLSIIVPTYNEAPNVAELVRRVAAAADGIDAEIVFVDDSTDATPDVVREVAASAPLPVRVIHRDRPSGGLGGAVLEGFAAAAADACLVIDGDLQHPPEKIPELWQRFSRGDVDVVIASRYAGGGTAHGLADRTRVMVSKVATALTRAMFPIRLKDVTDPMTGYFLIDRRSVDQALLKPRGFKILLEILARRPLRVAEVPFDFADRHAGESKASVRQGVHFLTQLTGLRFGKMSLFAVIGGLGAVANIAIVWGLTQLGVDYIVAAIVAAETTIIGNFLLQERFVFHDMREHASGGWLRFAKSFTFNNAEALIRIPIMALMVETWHFSAVVATAITLVVAFFARFVFHSLVVYAPRKPGAEPSRARRIVEEIDAQATAPGEL is encoded by the coding sequence ATGCAGCTGTCGATCATCGTCCCGACCTACAACGAGGCTCCCAATGTCGCGGAGCTGGTGAGGCGTGTCGCCGCGGCCGCGGACGGCATCGACGCCGAGATCGTGTTCGTCGACGACAGCACGGATGCCACGCCCGACGTCGTGCGCGAGGTCGCGGCATCCGCCCCGCTGCCGGTGCGCGTGATCCACCGCGATCGACCCAGCGGGGGGCTCGGTGGAGCGGTGCTCGAGGGGTTCGCGGCGGCCGCCGCCGATGCGTGCCTGGTCATCGACGGCGATCTGCAGCATCCTCCCGAGAAGATCCCCGAGCTGTGGCAGCGCTTCTCGCGCGGCGACGTCGATGTCGTGATCGCGTCGCGGTACGCGGGCGGGGGCACCGCCCACGGTCTCGCCGACCGCACGCGGGTGATGGTCTCGAAGGTCGCGACGGCGCTCACGCGGGCGATGTTCCCCATCCGGCTGAAGGACGTCACCGACCCGATGACCGGGTACTTCCTCATCGACCGCCGCAGCGTCGATCAGGCGCTCCTCAAGCCGCGCGGCTTCAAGATCCTGCTCGAGATCCTCGCGCGGCGGCCGCTGCGTGTCGCCGAGGTGCCGTTCGACTTCGCCGATCGTCACGCGGGGGAGTCGAAGGCGTCGGTGCGACAGGGCGTGCACTTCCTGACGCAGCTGACGGGCCTGCGATTCGGCAAGATGTCGCTGTTCGCGGTCATCGGCGGACTGGGCGCGGTCGCCAACATCGCGATCGTGTGGGGGCTCACCCAGCTCGGCGTCGACTACATCGTCGCGGCGATCGTCGCGGCCGAGACGACGATCATCGGCAACTTCCTGCTGCAGGAGCGGTTCGTGTTCCACGACATGCGCGAGCATGCGTCGGGCGGCTGGCTGCGGTTCGCGAAGTCGTTCACGTTCAACAACGCCGAGGCGCTCATCCGCATCCCGATCATGGCGCTGATGGTCGAGACCTGGCATTTCTCGGCCGTCGTGGCCACGGCCATCACGCTCGTCGTGGCGTTCTTCGCGCGGTTCGTGTTCCACTCGCTCGTCGTGTACGCGCCCCGCAAGCCCGGCGCCGAGCCGAGCCGTGCCCGCCGCATCGTCGAAGAGATCGACGCGCAGGCGACGGCCCCCGGCGAGCTGTAG
- a CDS encoding glutaredoxin domain-containing protein produces MTSPSTITMFGADWCRDCIRTKRQLDQLGVSYTYVDLVADPAAADVARDISGRTNIPVVVYPDASHHVEPSNAAVEAKLRELSLI; encoded by the coding sequence GTGACCTCCCCCAGCACGATCACGATGTTCGGCGCCGATTGGTGCCGTGACTGCATCCGTACCAAGCGACAGCTCGACCAGCTCGGCGTCTCGTACACGTACGTCGACCTCGTCGCCGATCCGGCGGCGGCCGATGTCGCGCGCGACATCTCGGGTCGCACGAACATCCCCGTCGTCGTGTACCCGGACGCCTCGCACCACGTCGAGCCGTCGAACGCCGCCGTCGAAGCCAAGCTGCGCGAGCTGTCGCTCATCTGA
- the kynA gene encoding tryptophan 2,3-dioxygenase: MSEGVERNTRAIEGTVVTDFEDRMSYGGYLDLETLLSAQRPLSDPEHHDELLFIVQHQTTELWLKLVLHELAAACRLLREDQLAPALKCIARVKHIQKTLTEQWSVLATLTPAEYAQFRGVLGNASGFQSPQYRAVEFTLGNKNAAMLRVFEADPASHEMLRTALEAPSLYDEFLRMLARSGYPVPASVLERDVTAAWTYTPELVPVLVEIYADPQTHWAAYETCEELVDLEDNFQLWRFRHLKTVERIIGLKTGTGGSSGVPFLRRALELTFFPELYAVRTEL; encoded by the coding sequence GTGAGTGAGGGCGTCGAACGCAATACCCGGGCGATCGAGGGCACGGTCGTGACCGACTTCGAGGACCGCATGAGCTACGGCGGCTACCTCGACCTCGAGACCCTGCTGTCGGCGCAGCGGCCGCTGAGCGACCCAGAGCACCACGACGAGCTGCTGTTCATCGTGCAACACCAGACCACCGAGCTGTGGCTCAAGCTCGTGCTGCACGAGCTGGCGGCCGCGTGCCGGCTGCTGCGCGAGGACCAGCTCGCGCCCGCGCTCAAGTGCATCGCGCGCGTCAAGCACATCCAGAAGACGCTGACCGAGCAGTGGTCGGTGCTGGCGACCCTGACGCCCGCCGAGTACGCGCAGTTCCGGGGCGTCCTCGGCAACGCGAGCGGGTTCCAGTCCCCGCAGTACCGCGCGGTGGAGTTCACGCTCGGCAACAAGAACGCCGCCATGCTGCGGGTGTTCGAGGCCGATCCGGCCTCGCACGAGATGCTGCGGACCGCGCTGGAGGCCCCGAGCCTGTACGACGAGTTCCTGCGCATGCTCGCCCGGTCGGGCTATCCGGTCCCCGCCTCGGTGCTCGAGCGCGACGTCACCGCCGCCTGGACGTACACCCCCGAGCTCGTGCCGGTGCTCGTCGAGATCTACGCCGACCCGCAGACCCACTGGGCCGCCTACGAGACGTGCGAGGAACTGGTCGACCTCGAGGACAACTTCCAGCTGTGGCGCTTCCGCCACCTCAAGACGGTCGAGCGCATCATCGGGCTGAAGACCGGCACCGGCGGATCCAGCGGCGTGCCGTTCCTGCGACGCGCGCTCGAGCTGACGTTCTTCCCCGAGCTGTACGCCGTACGGACCGAGCTGTGA